From Equus asinus isolate D_3611 breed Donkey chromosome 14, EquAss-T2T_v2, whole genome shotgun sequence, one genomic window encodes:
- the LOC106845617 gene encoding putative protein T-ENOL isoform X3 → MACTPTRNEENKGSGLSQAATSLGGGPVSLSRSEELLTRISTELTNEALFIAGYHMNPVPTKGKQTQDRGTQISNHVFFTKTRGTDTRSDRNRTRTKAHLLPSPCDKNMPQSSSFTTH, encoded by the exons ATGGCATGCACTCCTACCAGGAATGAGGAGAACAAAGGCAGCGGGCTGTCCCAAGCTGCAACCTCCTTGGGTGGAGGTCCG GTTTCATTATCCCGCTCTGAGGAACTCCTGACCCGGATCAGCACAGAACTCACTAATGAGGCCTTGTTTATCGCTGGCTACCACATGAACCCTGTACCCACCAAAGGAAAACAGACACAAGACCGGGGGACTCAGATATCCAACCACG TGTTCTTCACCAAGACCCGAGGCACTGATACCCG CTCCGACAGAAACCGAACCCGTACCAAGGCACACCTCCTGCCATCCCCTTGTGACAAG AACATGCCTCAAAGCTCCTCTTTCACAACTCATTGA
- the CDIPT gene encoding CDP-diacylglycerol--inositol 3-phosphatidyltransferase isoform X4, whose protein sequence is MLDMLTDRCSTMCLLVNLALLYPRATLLFQLSMSLDVASHWLHLHSSVARGSESHKMIDLSGNPVLRIYYTSRPALFILCAGNELFYCLLYLFNFSEGPLVGSVGLFRMGLWITAPIALLKSVISVIHLITAARNMAALDAADRAKKK, encoded by the exons ATGCTGGACATGCTGACAGACCGCTGCTCCACCATGTGTCTGCTGGTCAACCTGGCCTTACTGTACCCTCGGGCCACCCTTCTCTTCCAGCTCAGCATGAGCTTGGATGTGGCCAGCCACTGGCTGCACCTCCACAG TTCTGTGGCCCGAGGCAGTGAAAGTCACAAGATGATCGACCTGTCTGGAAATCCAGTGCTCCGCATCTACTACACCTCCAGA CCTGCCCTGTTTATCCTGTGTGCTGGAAACGAGCTCTTCTACTGCCTCCTCTACCTGTTCAATTTCTCTGAGGGACCTTTAG TTGGCTCCGTGGGTCTTTTCCGAATGGGCCTCTGGATCACTGCCCCCATCGCCTTGCTCAAGTCCGTCATCAGTGTCATCCACCTGATCACAGCCGCCCGCAACATGGCTGCCTTGGATGCAGCAGACCGTGCCAAGAAGAAGTGA
- the LOC106845617 gene encoding putative protein T-ENOL isoform X4, translating to MACTPTRNEENKGSGLSQAATSLGGGPVSLSRSEELLTRISTELTNEALFIAGYHMNPVPTKGKQTQDRGTQISNHVFFTKTRGTDTRSDRNRTRTKAHLLPSPCDKGTLPSSLTSGR from the exons ATGGCATGCACTCCTACCAGGAATGAGGAGAACAAAGGCAGCGGGCTGTCCCAAGCTGCAACCTCCTTGGGTGGAGGTCCG GTTTCATTATCCCGCTCTGAGGAACTCCTGACCCGGATCAGCACAGAACTCACTAATGAGGCCTTGTTTATCGCTGGCTACCACATGAACCCTGTACCCACCAAAGGAAAACAGACACAAGACCGGGGGACTCAGATATCCAACCACG TGTTCTTCACCAAGACCCGAGGCACTGATACCCG CTCCGACAGAAACCGAACCCGTACCAAGGCACACCTCCTGCCATCCCCTTGTGACAAG GGAACTCTGCCTAGCAGCTTGACATCTGGAAGATGA
- the LOC106845617 gene encoding putative protein T-ENOL isoform X2, producing the protein MGRGGDRQGEIREPAHRPSPSRSAWSRGQHSPMRGMACTPTRNEENKGSGLSQAATSLGGGPVSLSRSEELLTRISTELTNEALFIAGYHMNPVPTKGKQTQDRGTQISNHVFFTKTRGTDTRSDRNRTRTKAHLLPSPCDKNMPQSSSFTTH; encoded by the exons ATGGGACggggaggagacagacagggcGAGATCAGGGAGCCTGCCCACCGCCCCTCGCCCTCCCGTTCGGCCTGGAGCCGCGGGCAGCACTCACCGATGAG GGGAATGGCATGCACTCCTACCAGGAATGAGGAGAACAAAGGCAGCGGGCTGTCCCAAGCTGCAACCTCCTTGGGTGGAGGTCCG GTTTCATTATCCCGCTCTGAGGAACTCCTGACCCGGATCAGCACAGAACTCACTAATGAGGCCTTGTTTATCGCTGGCTACCACATGAACCCTGTACCCACCAAAGGAAAACAGACACAAGACCGGGGGACTCAGATATCCAACCACG TGTTCTTCACCAAGACCCGAGGCACTGATACCCG CTCCGACAGAAACCGAACCCGTACCAAGGCACACCTCCTGCCATCCCCTTGTGACAAG AACATGCCTCAAAGCTCCTCTTTCACAACTCATTGA
- the CDIPT gene encoding CDP-diacylglycerol--inositol 3-phosphatidyltransferase isoform X1 yields the protein MTLCCFPPKALPKTRQPTCRPRPGYARIVFAIISFYFMPCCPLTASSFYLLSGLLDAFDGHAARALNQGTRFGAMLDMLTDRCSTMCLLVNLALLYPRATLLFQLSMSLDVASHWLHLHSSVARGSESHKMIDLSGNPVLRIYYTSRPALFILCAGNELFYCLLYLFNFSEGPLVGSVGLFRMGLWITAPIALLKSVISVIHLITAARNMAALDAADRAKKK from the exons ATGACTCTTTGCTGCTTCCCACCCAAGGCCCTTCCCAAGACAAGGCAGCCAACTTGCCGCCCCCGACCTG GTTATGCCCGGATTGTCTTCGCCATCATTTCTTTCTACTTCATGCCCTGCTGCCCCCTAACGGCCTCCTCCTTCTACCTGCTCAGCGGACTTTTGGACGCTTTCGATGGACACGCTGCTCGAGCCCTTAATCAAG GGACCCGGTTTGGGGCCATGCTGGACATGCTGACAGACCGCTGCTCCACCATGTGTCTGCTGGTCAACCTGGCCTTACTGTACCCTCGGGCCACCCTTCTCTTCCAGCTCAGCATGAGCTTGGATGTGGCCAGCCACTGGCTGCACCTCCACAG TTCTGTGGCCCGAGGCAGTGAAAGTCACAAGATGATCGACCTGTCTGGAAATCCAGTGCTCCGCATCTACTACACCTCCAGA CCTGCCCTGTTTATCCTGTGTGCTGGAAACGAGCTCTTCTACTGCCTCCTCTACCTGTTCAATTTCTCTGAGGGACCTTTAG TTGGCTCCGTGGGTCTTTTCCGAATGGGCCTCTGGATCACTGCCCCCATCGCCTTGCTCAAGTCCGTCATCAGTGTCATCCACCTGATCACAGCCGCCCGCAACATGGCTGCCTTGGATGCAGCAGACCGTGCCAAGAAGAAGTGA
- the CDIPT gene encoding CDP-diacylglycerol--inositol 3-phosphatidyltransferase isoform X2, with protein MPGENIFLFVPNLIGYARIVFAIISFYFMPCCPLTASSFYLLSGLLDAFDGHAARALNQGTRFGAMLDMLTDRCSTMCLLVNLALLYPRATLLFQLSMSLDVASHWLHLHSSVARGSESHKMIDLSGNPVLRIYYTSRPALFILCAGNELFYCLLYLFNFSEGPLVGSVGLFRMGLWITAPIALLKSVISVIHLITAARNMAALDAADRAKKK; from the exons ATGCCAGGCGAAAATATCTTCCTGTTTGTGCCTAACCTCATCG GTTATGCCCGGATTGTCTTCGCCATCATTTCTTTCTACTTCATGCCCTGCTGCCCCCTAACGGCCTCCTCCTTCTACCTGCTCAGCGGACTTTTGGACGCTTTCGATGGACACGCTGCTCGAGCCCTTAATCAAG GGACCCGGTTTGGGGCCATGCTGGACATGCTGACAGACCGCTGCTCCACCATGTGTCTGCTGGTCAACCTGGCCTTACTGTACCCTCGGGCCACCCTTCTCTTCCAGCTCAGCATGAGCTTGGATGTGGCCAGCCACTGGCTGCACCTCCACAG TTCTGTGGCCCGAGGCAGTGAAAGTCACAAGATGATCGACCTGTCTGGAAATCCAGTGCTCCGCATCTACTACACCTCCAGA CCTGCCCTGTTTATCCTGTGTGCTGGAAACGAGCTCTTCTACTGCCTCCTCTACCTGTTCAATTTCTCTGAGGGACCTTTAG TTGGCTCCGTGGGTCTTTTCCGAATGGGCCTCTGGATCACTGCCCCCATCGCCTTGCTCAAGTCCGTCATCAGTGTCATCCACCTGATCACAGCCGCCCGCAACATGGCTGCCTTGGATGCAGCAGACCGTGCCAAGAAGAAGTGA
- the CDIPT gene encoding CDP-diacylglycerol--inositol 3-phosphatidyltransferase isoform X3 yields MPGENIFLFVPNLIGYARIVFAIISFYFMPCCPLTASSFYLLSGLLDAFDGHAARALNQGTRFGAMLDMLTDRCSTMCLLVNLALLYPRATLLFQLSMSLDVASHWLHLHSSVARGSESHKMIDLSGNPVLRIYYTSRFLPAAHCQRVPAPVPYLGGAVGCCPTLLLKQPLCGLCSLPCLSCVLETSSSTASSTCSISLRDL; encoded by the exons ATGCCAGGCGAAAATATCTTCCTGTTTGTGCCTAACCTCATCG GTTATGCCCGGATTGTCTTCGCCATCATTTCTTTCTACTTCATGCCCTGCTGCCCCCTAACGGCCTCCTCCTTCTACCTGCTCAGCGGACTTTTGGACGCTTTCGATGGACACGCTGCTCGAGCCCTTAATCAAG GGACCCGGTTTGGGGCCATGCTGGACATGCTGACAGACCGCTGCTCCACCATGTGTCTGCTGGTCAACCTGGCCTTACTGTACCCTCGGGCCACCCTTCTCTTCCAGCTCAGCATGAGCTTGGATGTGGCCAGCCACTGGCTGCACCTCCACAG TTCTGTGGCCCGAGGCAGTGAAAGTCACAAGATGATCGACCTGTCTGGAAATCCAGTGCTCCGCATCTACTACACCTCCAGA TTCCTCCCTGCTGCCCACTGTCAGAGGGTGCCGGCCCCTGTCCCTTACTTGGGCGGGGCGGTGGGGTGCTGCCCCACCCTCTTGCTGAAGCAGCCTCTTTGCGGTTTGTGCAGCCTGCCCTGTTTATCCTGTGTGCTGGAAACGAGCTCTTCTACTGCCTCCTCTACCTGTTCAATTTCTCTGAGGGACCTTTAG
- the MVP gene encoding major vault protein, producing the protein MATEDSIIRIPPYHYIHVLDQNSNVSRVEVGPKTYIRQDNERVLFAPVRMVTIPPRHYCTVANPVSRDAEGSVLFDVTGQVRLRHADLEIRLAQDPFPLYPGEVLEKDITPLQVVLPNTALHLKALLDFEDKNGDKVVAGDEWLFEGPGTYIPRKEVEVLEIIQATIIRQNQALRLRARKECWDRDGKERVTGEEWLVRSVGAYLPAVFEEVLDLVDAVVLTEKTALHLRARQNFRDLRGVTRRTGEEWLVTVQDTEAHVPDVYEEVLGVVPITTLGPHNYCVILDPVGPDGKNQLGQKRVVKGEKSFFLRPGERLERGIQDVYVLSEQQGLLLRALQPLEEGEGEEKVLHQAGDRWLIRGPLEYVPSAKVEVVEERQAIPLDQNEGIYVQDVKTGKVRAVIGSTYMLTQDEVLWEKELPPGVEELLNKGQDPLADRGAKETAKTLQPFAPRNKTHVVSYRVPHNAAVQVYDYREKRARVVFGPELVSLGPEEQFTVLSLSAGRPKRPHTRRALCLLLGPDFFTDVITIETADHARLQLQLAYNWHFELSDWKDPQETAKLFSVPDFVGDACKAIASRVRGAVASVTFDDFHKNSARIIRTAVFGFETLEAKGSDSMALPKPRDRAIFPQNGLVVSSVDVQSVEPVDQRTRDALQRSVQLAIEITTNSQEAAAKHEAQRLEQEARGRLERQKILDQSEAEKARRELLELEALSTAVESTGAAKAEAESRAEAARIEGEGSVLQAKLKAEALAIETEAELQRVKKVRELELIYARAQLELEVSKAQQLAEVEAKKFKHMTEALGPSTIRDLAVAGPEMQVRLLQSLGLKSTLITDGSTPINLFNTALGLLGLGSEAQPPVKKAAKGPDPQEGLPLQFPAAPQALGSNSIMP; encoded by the exons ATGGCGACTGAAGACTCCATCATCCGCATCCCCCCCTACCACTACATCCACGTGCTGGACCAGAACAGCAACGTGTCCCGCGTGGAGGTTGGGCCAAAGACTTACATCCGGCAGGACAATGAGAG GGTCCTGTTTGCCCCTGTGCGCATGGTGACTATCCCCCCACGCCACTACTGCACAGTGGCCAACCCAGTGTCCCGGGATGCCGAGGGCTCAGTGCTGTTTGATGTCACAGGACAAGTACGGCTCCGCCACGCTGACCTAGAGATCCGGCTGGCCCAGGACCCCTTCCCCCTGTACCCAGGGGAGGTGTTGGAAAAG GACATCACCCcactgcaggtggttctgcccaACACTGCCCTCCATCTTAAGGCGCTGCTGGATTTTGAGGATAAGAATGGAGACAAGGTGGTAGCAGGAGATGAGTGGCTATTTGAAGGACCTG GCACTTATATCCCCCGGAAGGAGGTGGAGGTCCTGGAGATCATTCAGGCAACGATCATCAGGCAGAACCAGGCCCTGCGGCTGAGGGCCCGCAAGGAGTGCTGGGACCGGGACGGCAAGGAGAGGGTGACTG GAGAAGAATGGCTGGTCCGCTCCGTGGGTGCTTATCTCCCAGCAGTGTTTGAGGAGGTTCTGGATTTGGTGGACGCTGTGGTCCTCACAGAAAAG ACAGCCCTGCACCTCCGGGCTCGGCAGAACTTCCGAGACTTGAGAGGAGTGACCCGCCGCACTGGGGAGGAATGGCTGGTGACAGTGCAGGACACGGAGGCCCACGTGCCCGATGTCTATGAGGAGGTGCTGGGAGTGGTGCCCATCACCACCTTGGGCCCCCACAACTACTGTGTGATTCTCGACCCCGTTGGACCGGATGGCAAGAACCAGCTGGGGCAAAAGCGTGTAGTCAAG GGAGAGAAGTCTTTTTTCCTCAGAccaggagagaggctggaacGAGGCATCCAGGATGTCTACGTGCTGTCGGAGCAGCAGGGACTGCTGCTGAGGGCCCTGCAGCCCctggaagagggggagggggaggagaaggtcTTGCATCAGGCTGGGGACCGCTGGCTTATCCGTGGACCCCTGGAGTATGTGCCCTCTGCCAAGGTGGAGGTGGTTGAAGAGCGTCAGGCCATCCCTCTGGACCAGAATGAGGGCATCTACGTTCAGGACGTCAAGACTGGAAAG GTGCGTGCTGTGATTGGAAGCACCTACATGCTGACCCAGGACGAGGTCCTCTGGGAGAAAGAGCTGCCTCCTGGGGTGGAGGAGCTGCTGAACAAGGGGCAGGACCCTCTCGCGGACAGGGGTGCGAAGGAGACGGCCAAGACCCTTCAGCCCTTTGCTCCCCGGAACAAGACCCATGTGGTCAGCTACCGTGTCCCTCACAACGCTGCTGTGCAGGTGTATGActacagagagaagagagctcG CGTGGTCTTTGGGCCTGAGCTGGTGTCACTGGGTCCTGAGGAGCAGTTTACGGTGTTGTCCCTCTCGGCTGGGCGGCCCAAGCGTCCCCACACCCGCCGTGCCCTCTGCCTGCTGCTCGGGCCTGACTTCTTCACAGACGTCATCACCATTGAAACTGCAGACCATGCCAGGCTGCAGCTGCAGCTTGCCTACAACTG GCACTTTGAACTGAGTGACTGGAAGGATCCCCAAGAGACAGCCAAGCTCTTCTCAGTGCCTGACTTTGTGGGTGATGCCTGCAAGGCCATCGCATCCCGGGTGCGGGGGGCTGTGGCCTCTGTCACCTTCGATGACTTCCATAAGAACTCGGCCCGCATCATTCGCACTGCTGTCTTTGGCTTTGAGACCCTGGAAGCCAAGGGGTCTGACAGCATGGCCCTGCCCAAGCCCCGGGACCGCGCTATCTTCCCCCAAAATGGCTTGGTGGTCAGCAGCGTGGATGTGCAGTCAGTGGAGCCTGTGGACCAGAGGACCCGGGACGCCCTGCAACGCAGTGTCCAGCTGGCCATCGAGATCACCACCAACTCCCAGGAGGCAGCCGCCAA GCACGAGGCTCAGAGACTAGAGCAAGAAGCCCGTGGCCGACTTGAGAGACAGAAGATCTTGGACCAATCAGAAGCTGAAAAAGCTCGCAGGGAACTCTTGGAGCTGGAGGCTCTGAG CACTGCTGTGGAGAGCACtggggctgccaaggcagaggcGGAGTCCCGTGCAGAGGCAGCGCGCATCGAGGGAGAGGGCTCCGTGCTGCAGGCCAAGCTGAAGGCAGAGGCCCTGGCCATTGAGACG GAGGCTGAGCTCCAGCGGGTAAAGAAAGTACGAGAGCTAGAACTGATCTATGCCCGGGCCCAGCTGGAGCTAGAGGTGAGCAAGGCCCAGCAGCTGGCTGAGGTGGAGGCGAAGAAGTTCAAGCACATGACGGAAGCCCTGGGCCCCAGCACCATCAGGGACCTTGCTGTGGCAGGGCCAGAGATGCAG GTGAGACTGCTCCAGAGCCTGGGCCTGAAATCAACCCTCATCACCGATGGCTCCACTCCCATCAACCTCTTCAACACAGCCTTGGGTCTGCTGGGGCTAGGGTCTGAGGCCCAGCCTCCGGTCAAAAAAGCAGCCAAGGGGCCCGACCCCCAAGAAGGCCTACCTCTCCAGTTCCCTGCCGCCCCTCAAGCTCTTGGAAGCAACAGCATCATGCCTTAG
- the LOC106845617 gene encoding putative protein T-ENOL isoform X1: MGRGGDRQGEIREPAHRPSPSRSAWSRGQHSPMRGMACTPTRNEENKGSGLSQAATSLGGGPVSLSRSEELLTRISTELTNEALFIAGYHMNPVPTKGKQTQDRGTQISNHVFFTKTRGTDTRSDRNRTRTKAHLLPSPCDKGTLPSSLTSGR, from the exons ATGGGACggggaggagacagacagggcGAGATCAGGGAGCCTGCCCACCGCCCCTCGCCCTCCCGTTCGGCCTGGAGCCGCGGGCAGCACTCACCGATGAG GGGAATGGCATGCACTCCTACCAGGAATGAGGAGAACAAAGGCAGCGGGCTGTCCCAAGCTGCAACCTCCTTGGGTGGAGGTCCG GTTTCATTATCCCGCTCTGAGGAACTCCTGACCCGGATCAGCACAGAACTCACTAATGAGGCCTTGTTTATCGCTGGCTACCACATGAACCCTGTACCCACCAAAGGAAAACAGACACAAGACCGGGGGACTCAGATATCCAACCACG TGTTCTTCACCAAGACCCGAGGCACTGATACCCG CTCCGACAGAAACCGAACCCGTACCAAGGCACACCTCCTGCCATCCCCTTGTGACAAG GGAACTCTGCCTAGCAGCTTGACATCTGGAAGATGA